Proteins found in one Asterias rubens chromosome 12, eAstRub1.3, whole genome shotgun sequence genomic segment:
- the LOC117297340 gene encoding phospholipase A2 AP-PLA2-II-like, producing MIGCLTDRSYLTSFTDYDGYGCWCGLGGKGTPRDGTDQCCKIHDKCYEAADGLCPFSYYKYIVLYISSTYDCDTPNARATCMKAEDYSSSRWWTKCSEAICECDRAAAECFAASAFDETYKNWDKDSC from the exons ATGATTGGATGCCTTACGGATCGGTCATACCTCACCTCCTTTACTGACTACGACGGGTACGGTTGCTGGTGCGGACTCGGTGGGAAAGGCACTCCGCGAGATGGAACTGACCA GTGCTGTAAGATTCACGACAAATGCTACGAAGCTGCCGATGGGCTCTGTCCATTCTCATACTACAAGTACATTGTTTTGTACATTTCATCCACATATGACTGCGACACACCGAATGCCCGTGCTACATGTA TGAAAGCCGAAGACTATTCAAGTTCCCGTTGGTGGACTAAATGCTCCGAAGCCATTTGTGAATGCGACCGTGCCGCGGCAGAGTGCTTCGCCGCAAGTGCCTTCGACGAGACCTACAAAAACTGGGACAAGGACAGCTGTTAG